Proteins encoded within one genomic window of Humulus lupulus chromosome 1, drHumLupu1.1, whole genome shotgun sequence:
- the LOC133778872 gene encoding uncharacterized protein LOC133778872, which produces MVLEKLLSMVYNFMSLKGQPRIKEPPASCEVDVVNVEHKVEEALAESATDSIVGEGEFCCVCLSRLEGEETTILPCMHEFHKECVERWFHACRKTCPVCRFAMEEDKCYYAGEFFTEEMLIYFSSFHAAGF; this is translated from the coding sequence ATGGTCCTTGAGAAGTTACTCTCTATGGTTTATAACTTCATGAGCCTAAAAGGGCAACCAAGAATCAAGGAGCCTCCGGCTTCTTGTGAGGTGGATGTAGTCAATGTTGAGCATAAGGTTGAAGAGGCATTGGCTGAATCTGCTACAGATTCCATTGTAGGTGAAGGTGAGTTCTGCTGCGTTTGCTTGTCAAGACTAGAGGGAGAAGAAACCACCATCCTTCCTTGCATGCACGAGTTTCACAAGGAATGCGTTGAGAGGTGGTTCCACGCATGTAGAAAGACCTGCCCTGTTTGCCGGTTTGCCATGGAagaagacaagtgttactatgcaGGGGAATTTTTCACTGAGGAGATGTTGatctatttttcttcttttcatgCAGCTGGCTTCTGA
- the LOC133809108 gene encoding protein FD, translating to MSSSSGAEEIEISNTSTTSQTRRRNSLQRVSSSSSSKKSFSSSTSSRTSSTAPSTSANTTSTKAMEEVWKDLNLTSLSETTNTITVPPLSNHPSTAANYRNMIYQDFLARPFCTDRPPTTMVTAPAPAPVPSPESPLFGSPLPQPVTALSLNSGPEFPFLDGSLTDPLRPNSHPLQPGNPISNVSSFASPFESLDSSSSLLNSFGKKRCQADDNGSASGDRRHKRMIKNRESAARSRARKQAYTNELELVVAQLSEENERLRRLQTQITEVPVADQLPKKRTLQRTFTAPF from the exons ATGTCGTCGTCATCAGGTGCTGAAGAAATCGAAATTAGTAACACAAGTACTACTTCACAAACCAGAAGACGCAATAGCTTACAGAGAGTttcatcctcttcttcttcaaAGAAGTCGTTTTCGTCTTCTACATCCTCAAGAACAAGTTCAACTGCTCCTTCGACTAGTGCTAATACTACTAGCACTAAAGCCATGGAAGAGGTTTGGAAAGACTTGAACCTTACATCTCTCTCTGAGACTACCAATACGATTACCGTGCCGCCACTCAGCAACCACCCGAGCACTGCCGCCAACTACCGAAACATGATCTACCAAGACTTTCTAGCCAGACCCTTTTGCACTGATCGCCCTCCGACCACCATGGTCACTGCTCCGGCTCCGGCACCGGTCCCGTCCCCGGAAAGTCCTCTGTTTGGGTCTCCCCTGCCTCAGCCTGTTACCGCGCTGAGCTTGAATTCTGGCCCTGAGTTTCCGTTTCTCGATGGCAGCCTGACCGACCCACTTCGGCCTAACTCCCACCCCTTGCAGCCCGGCAACCCCATCTCGAATGTTTCATCTTTCGCTAGCCCATTCGAGAGTTTGGATTCCTCTTCTAGCTTGTTAAACTCTTTTGGGAAGAAAAGGTGCCAAGCTGACGATAATGGCTCTGCTTCAGGGGACAGACGACACAAGCGGATGATCAAAAACCGAGAGTCAGCTGCTCGATCACGAGCTAGAAAGCAG GCATATACAAATGAACTGGAGCTTGTAGTTGCTCAATTGAGTGAAGAGAATGAAAGACTTAGAAGACTGCAAACACAG ATTACCGAAGTGCCTGTTGCTGATCAACTTCCCAAAAAGCGTACTCTTCAACGAACGTTTACTGCTCCATTTTAG
- the LOC133809124 gene encoding uncharacterized protein LOC133809124 has product MVRLTRKLLKEAGSGLNKTLSQILVCPISKQPLRFCEETNSLVSEAIGVSFPIKDGVPCLVPKDGKILEFEDTPNESCKGESS; this is encoded by the exons ATGGTGAGATTAACCAGAAAGCTTTTGAAGGAAGCAGGATCTGGTCTCAACAAGACTCTTTCCCAGATACTCGTCTGCCCTATTTCTAAACAACCTTTAAG GTTCTGTGAGGAAACCAATTCCCTCGTAAGCGAAGCAATTGGGGTTTCCTTTCCT ATAAAAGATGGGGTCCCTTGTTTAGTCCCCAAAGATGGAAAGATACTAGAATTTGAAGACACTCCAAATGAGTCGTGCAAAGGAGAAAGTTCCTGA